A region of Pelagicoccus sp. SDUM812003 DNA encodes the following proteins:
- the galA gene encoding beta-galactosidase GalA yields MNSYRSLVGSLALLCFLFGQSSVFAERVRMQIDDGWRFALGHATDRDQDFGHAKGYFSYLAKTGYGDGPADPAFDDRAWRTLDLPHDWAVEMGFDASASYSHGFKTVGPGFPESSVGWYRREIDISQDDLGKRIRIEFGGIYRNAAVFVNGFFVGQEPSGFVSQSYDISEYLNYGGKNVVAVRADASMEEGWYYEGAGIYRHAYLLKTDPLHVARYGTYVTTELRGSKATVSVETTIENEYFDDKRFRVSQSILDASGKEVARAKSGKETLAAGETTTISDTLSLTKPRLWDLDTPHLYTLVTEVLDESGKLFDRYETTFGVREIRFDPDEGFFLNGRSVKLKGTNNHHDHAGIGAALPDAMQDFRILKLKEMGSNAYRVSHHHASPELLKACDRLGMLVIDETRLMGINEYHLEQLEHLILRGRNHPSVIVWSIGNEEWAIEGNILGARITQRMQDFAQRLDPTRPITAAISGGWGGISTAVEAMGVNYIRHGDVDKQHREYPKQIIIGTEETTTQQTRGIYVEDASLAHQPPKEDGSSGGNAELGWRFYAERDYTAGVFFWTGFDYRGEPTPYEWPAVLSQFGILDNCGFPKDGYFYLKAWWSDEPVLHIFPHWNWPGREGESIEVRAHSNYDEVELFVNGESQGRKKMPLNDHLAWEVTYEPGELKAVGYRDGEAVEETLRRTTGEPAALELVADRSTITADGKDLAVIEVRIIDERGDIVPVADNMAWFEVDGPGEIIGVGNGNPSSHEPDRFVPEASMISLGGWEAPAASVTDQPVVYETRFDRPDLAGNQSARLLISAIGQDQRAVLNGETLYEGASREQATVDLDLRGIGLLDTGNVLRLEAKPFREWSERENVASFPPAFIGVMTEPEQYRRKAFNGLAQVIVQSTGGQGEIVLKATGDDLAAGQIVISAE; encoded by the coding sequence ATGAATTCCTATCGCTCTCTCGTTGGCAGTCTTGCGCTGCTCTGCTTCCTGTTTGGCCAATCTTCCGTTTTCGCGGAACGCGTTCGCATGCAAATCGATGATGGATGGCGATTCGCCCTAGGCCACGCCACCGACAGGGATCAGGATTTCGGCCATGCGAAGGGCTACTTTTCATATCTGGCGAAGACCGGATATGGCGATGGTCCAGCGGATCCCGCTTTCGACGATCGCGCTTGGCGCACGCTCGACCTGCCGCACGACTGGGCGGTCGAGATGGGGTTCGATGCCTCGGCGAGCTACAGCCATGGCTTCAAGACGGTGGGGCCCGGTTTTCCGGAAAGCAGCGTCGGTTGGTACCGCCGAGAGATCGACATTTCCCAAGACGACCTTGGAAAGCGGATACGCATCGAATTCGGTGGGATCTATCGCAATGCAGCGGTCTTCGTTAACGGGTTTTTCGTGGGGCAGGAGCCGAGCGGCTTCGTTTCTCAGAGCTACGATATCAGCGAATACCTGAACTACGGCGGAAAAAACGTCGTCGCCGTGCGGGCCGACGCCAGCATGGAAGAGGGTTGGTACTACGAGGGCGCGGGCATATATCGCCATGCCTATCTGCTGAAAACCGATCCGCTGCACGTTGCCCGCTACGGGACTTATGTGACGACTGAGCTTCGCGGTTCGAAGGCCACCGTTTCCGTGGAGACCACGATCGAGAACGAGTATTTTGACGACAAGCGTTTTCGGGTGAGCCAGTCTATCCTCGATGCTTCTGGAAAGGAAGTCGCTCGCGCCAAGTCCGGCAAGGAGACGCTCGCCGCGGGAGAGACGACGACGATTTCGGATACGCTCTCCCTTACGAAACCCCGTCTTTGGGATTTGGATACACCGCATCTCTATACGCTTGTCACTGAGGTCTTGGACGAGTCCGGGAAATTGTTCGATCGCTACGAGACGACCTTTGGCGTGCGTGAAATACGTTTCGATCCCGATGAAGGCTTCTTCCTCAACGGCCGCTCTGTGAAGCTAAAAGGAACGAACAACCACCATGACCACGCTGGAATCGGGGCCGCTTTGCCCGACGCCATGCAGGATTTTCGTATCCTCAAACTCAAGGAAATGGGAAGCAACGCGTATCGAGTTTCCCATCACCATGCTTCGCCGGAACTCCTCAAGGCCTGTGATCGCCTAGGCATGCTGGTGATCGATGAGACGCGACTGATGGGCATCAACGAATACCACCTGGAGCAGCTCGAGCACTTGATCCTGCGCGGTCGCAACCATCCCAGCGTGATCGTATGGTCCATCGGAAACGAGGAATGGGCGATCGAGGGTAACATTCTCGGAGCCCGTATCACCCAGCGCATGCAGGATTTCGCCCAGCGACTTGATCCTACGCGCCCGATCACCGCTGCGATCAGCGGAGGGTGGGGCGGAATTTCGACCGCGGTCGAAGCCATGGGGGTCAACTACATTCGCCATGGCGATGTCGACAAGCAGCACCGCGAGTACCCCAAGCAGATCATCATCGGTACTGAAGAAACGACTACGCAGCAGACGCGAGGCATCTACGTCGAAGACGCGAGCCTGGCCCACCAGCCGCCAAAGGAAGATGGGTCCTCAGGTGGAAACGCCGAGCTTGGCTGGCGATTTTACGCGGAGCGCGACTACACCGCTGGGGTGTTTTTCTGGACGGGATTCGACTATCGCGGTGAGCCGACGCCTTACGAGTGGCCAGCGGTCCTCTCGCAGTTCGGCATTCTGGACAACTGCGGATTCCCGAAGGATGGTTATTTCTACCTGAAGGCGTGGTGGTCGGATGAACCGGTTCTGCACATTTTTCCGCATTGGAACTGGCCGGGACGCGAGGGTGAGAGCATCGAAGTGCGGGCTCACTCGAACTATGACGAGGTGGAGCTCTTCGTGAACGGGGAATCCCAAGGACGAAAGAAAATGCCGCTTAACGATCATCTCGCATGGGAGGTCACTTACGAACCCGGCGAATTGAAAGCGGTCGGCTATCGAGATGGAGAAGCGGTTGAAGAAACCCTACGCCGCACGACTGGCGAGCCTGCGGCGCTCGAGCTGGTCGCGGATCGCTCCACCATTACGGCGGACGGCAAAGACCTCGCAGTGATCGAGGTCCGCATCATCGATGAAAGGGGAGACATCGTGCCGGTCGCCGACAATATGGCTTGGTTCGAGGTTGACGGACCGGGGGAGATCATCGGCGTCGGAAATGGAAATCCCTCCTCTCACGAGCCCGATCGGTTCGTGCCCGAAGCGTCCATGATTTCACTGGGAGGCTGGGAGGCTCCCGCCGCTTCGGTGACAGATCAGCCCGTAGTCTACGAAACGCGATTCGACCGACCCGACTTGGCAGGCAATCAGAGCGCCCGACTGCTGATCTCCGCGATCGGGCAGGATCAGCGAGCCGTGCTCAATGGTGAAACGCTCTACGAAGGAGCGAGCCGAGAGCAGGCCACCGTGGACCTCGATTTGCGCGGTATCGGTTTGTTGGACACAGGAAACGTGTTGCGCCTCGAGGCGAAGCCATTCCGCGAATGGAGCGAGCGTGAGAACGTGGCAAGTTTCCCGCCAGCTTTTATCGGGGTGATGACCGAGCCTGAGCAGTACCGTCGAAAGGCCTTCAATGGCTTGGCTCAAGTCATCGTGCAAAGCACGGGCGGCCAGGGCGAAATCGTGCTCAAGGCGACTGGTGACGATCTTGCCGCAGGTCAGATCGTCATTTCTGCCGAGTAG
- a CDS encoding glycoside hydrolase family 88 protein, with amino-acid sequence MDLKKCVFATTALFALCSFANAAPDLKRQQVEKTLLKTADWHLENPVEWLGIRWWHQAPYYDGLLALSNATGDPKYLAHVIDYGERAGWTLSNRPYHADDHAVGHAWLDIYMMDTDKAYRMQPSQNVLDFVVANPLQEERWFGEGEWDDRIVDRWTWCDALYMSPPTLARLWKITGDEKYLRFMDYEYRVTYDELWDPEEKLFFRDSRFIDQRTERGKKIFWSRGNGWVYGGLALLLDVLPEDDLSYPFYENLFLEMTEGVVAAQQPDGLWRPSLRDPQQVKTGEASGTGFFVYGLAWGINRGLLDRETYWPNVVNGWNGLKTRIQSSGMVGYVQPVGFDPRDNISAEDTQAYGAGAVLLAGSEILKALGAKPKKTISELYGEAQKIVDSGKLNRPVGAYIVPRRADDVAWENDKIAFRAYGPALRESTEDSGIDVWTKRVSEPIVRKWYEMEFAGEGSYHQDSGEGYDAFKVGASRGCGGTGVWFRGDFYTANVYKAVHVKNTEPGYLSLSLEYEYDIDGRNLREFKTIYLEEGSYLCQARSHFQGDEEVLDEMEVSVGLVAQAQNASITTGGEALSLWDSMDGYWLATGVRLISGYEAGSVRYQKQATEHGDSLLTAKLDGRDLEFAFGFAWERHSDFENAEDWHDYLKTFETSENARVAINGGP; translated from the coding sequence ATGGATTTGAAAAAATGCGTTTTCGCAACCACCGCCTTATTCGCTCTTTGCTCGTTTGCTAACGCCGCGCCCGATCTCAAGAGGCAGCAGGTCGAAAAAACGCTGCTCAAGACCGCCGACTGGCATCTGGAGAATCCCGTGGAGTGGCTAGGCATCCGTTGGTGGCACCAAGCTCCCTATTACGATGGCCTTCTGGCTCTTTCAAACGCTACCGGCGACCCCAAGTATTTGGCCCACGTGATCGACTACGGCGAACGAGCGGGCTGGACCCTCTCCAATCGCCCGTATCACGCCGATGACCACGCGGTCGGCCACGCTTGGCTGGATATCTATATGATGGATACGGACAAGGCATATCGTATGCAGCCGAGCCAGAATGTGCTGGATTTCGTGGTCGCGAATCCGCTGCAGGAGGAACGCTGGTTTGGCGAAGGCGAGTGGGACGATCGCATTGTGGATCGATGGACTTGGTGCGATGCCCTATACATGTCGCCGCCCACGCTGGCGCGCTTGTGGAAGATCACCGGCGATGAGAAGTATCTACGTTTTATGGACTACGAGTATCGTGTGACGTACGACGAGCTCTGGGATCCTGAGGAAAAGCTCTTTTTCAGGGATTCGCGCTTCATTGATCAGCGCACTGAACGTGGCAAGAAGATCTTCTGGAGTCGCGGAAACGGTTGGGTGTATGGCGGACTTGCCTTGCTTCTCGACGTACTGCCTGAAGACGATCTTTCCTATCCGTTTTATGAAAACCTCTTTCTGGAGATGACCGAAGGTGTTGTCGCGGCGCAGCAACCGGACGGGTTGTGGAGACCGAGCTTGCGAGACCCGCAGCAAGTGAAAACTGGCGAGGCGAGCGGCACTGGATTTTTCGTCTACGGTCTAGCTTGGGGAATCAACCGTGGACTGCTTGACCGCGAGACCTACTGGCCGAACGTGGTCAACGGTTGGAACGGCTTGAAGACGCGTATCCAAAGTTCGGGCATGGTGGGCTACGTGCAACCAGTTGGTTTCGACCCGCGTGACAACATTTCGGCGGAGGATACTCAGGCCTATGGCGCCGGCGCGGTATTGCTGGCTGGTTCGGAGATTCTCAAAGCCCTGGGAGCCAAACCGAAAAAAACCATCAGCGAACTCTATGGCGAGGCCCAGAAGATCGTGGATTCTGGAAAGCTGAACCGCCCCGTCGGAGCCTACATCGTCCCGCGACGAGCCGATGACGTGGCTTGGGAAAACGACAAGATTGCCTTCCGCGCCTATGGGCCGGCTCTTCGCGAATCGACGGAAGACAGCGGCATCGACGTATGGACCAAGCGCGTTTCCGAACCGATTGTCAGAAAGTGGTACGAAATGGAATTTGCCGGAGAGGGCAGCTACCACCAAGACTCGGGCGAAGGCTACGATGCCTTCAAGGTCGGCGCCTCGCGTGGCTGTGGAGGCACCGGAGTGTGGTTCAGAGGCGACTTCTATACCGCGAACGTCTACAAGGCAGTGCATGTCAAAAACACCGAGCCAGGCTACCTTTCGCTGTCGCTAGAGTATGAATACGATATCGACGGCCGAAACCTGCGCGAGTTCAAGACGATCTACTTGGAGGAAGGTTCCTACCTCTGCCAGGCCCGCTCGCATTTTCAGGGCGACGAAGAGGTCCTCGATGAAATGGAGGTTTCGGTCGGATTGGTGGCACAAGCTCAAAATGCCAGCATCACCACGGGTGGAGAAGCCCTTTCCTTGTGGGACAGTATGGATGGCTACTGGCTGGCGACCGGCGTACGTCTGATCTCCGGTTACGAGGCGGGTTCGGTGCGCTATCAGAAGCAGGCTACCGAGCACGGCGATTCCCTCCTGACAGCGAAGCTCGACGGACGGGATCTTGAGTTCGCCTTCGGCTTCGCCTGGGAGCGACACAGCGATTTCGAGAACGCAGAAGATTGGCATGACTATCTGAAGACTTTCGAGACCTCGGAGAATGCAAGAGTCGCTATCAACGGCGGACCGTAG
- a CDS encoding SDR family oxidoreductase, whose translation MADRFSLKGKTALVTGCKRGIGFGMAEALAEAGADIIGVSQSLEAEGSDIEKAVKALGRSFVAYQCDFSEMAAVKSFAAKVVEEQGVPDILINNAGTIRRAPAAEHPDDDWDKVINVNLNAQWYLSREIGRGMVERGSGKIVFTASLLTFQGGIMVPGYAASKGAIGQLAKALSNEWASKGVNVNAIAPGYIATDNTEALRDDPERGEAILKRIPAGRWGEPEDFKGPTVFLCSEAASYVNGEVLVVDGGWMGR comes from the coding sequence ATCGCAGATCGATTTTCACTGAAAGGAAAAACGGCTCTCGTCACGGGCTGCAAACGCGGTATCGGCTTCGGTATGGCGGAAGCGCTTGCCGAGGCGGGAGCGGATATTATCGGGGTATCGCAGAGTCTCGAAGCAGAGGGGAGCGATATCGAAAAGGCGGTCAAGGCTCTGGGTCGATCGTTCGTCGCGTACCAATGCGACTTCAGCGAGATGGCTGCAGTGAAATCCTTCGCCGCCAAGGTGGTCGAAGAACAAGGCGTGCCGGACATCCTGATCAACAACGCTGGAACGATCCGCCGGGCTCCCGCAGCGGAGCACCCAGATGACGACTGGGACAAGGTTATCAATGTGAATCTCAACGCTCAGTGGTATCTTTCGCGAGAGATTGGTCGTGGAATGGTCGAGCGCGGGAGCGGAAAAATCGTATTCACCGCGTCACTACTTACGTTTCAGGGAGGAATCATGGTTCCTGGATACGCAGCCAGCAAAGGCGCGATCGGACAGCTGGCGAAAGCTCTTTCCAACGAATGGGCGTCCAAGGGCGTGAACGTGAACGCCATCGCTCCCGGCTATATCGCTACGGACAATACCGAGGCGCTGCGGGACGACCCGGAGCGTGGCGAGGCTATATTGAAGCGCATCCCGGCGGGCCGCTGGGGAGAACCTGAGGACTTCAAGGGGCCCACCGTTTTCCTCTGCAGCGAGGCGGCGAGCTACGTGAACGGAGAAGTCCTGGTTGTGGATGGTGGTTGGATGGGCCGCTAA
- a CDS encoding YSC84-related protein encodes MKTITSALCAFLALSLVSSTFAAKKRVLDAKIDEAIEEFYEHTSAGKKLAKDAEAMLVFPSVGKAGIGIGGEYGEGALIIDGKKVEYYSTASASIGFQLGVQSRRQILLFLDKAALNAFRNSEGWEVGVDGSVAIANIGAGGEIDTKTINEPVVAFVFGNKGLMYNLSLEGSKLTKIKK; translated from the coding sequence ATGAAAACGATCACCTCCGCACTCTGCGCTTTTCTCGCTCTATCGCTGGTAAGCTCGACCTTCGCCGCCAAGAAACGGGTGCTCGACGCCAAGATCGACGAAGCGATCGAGGAATTCTATGAACACACCAGCGCCGGCAAAAAGCTGGCCAAGGACGCGGAGGCGATGCTCGTTTTTCCAAGCGTAGGCAAGGCCGGGATTGGCATCGGCGGCGAATATGGCGAGGGCGCCTTGATCATCGACGGCAAGAAGGTCGAATACTACAGCACCGCCAGCGCTTCGATCGGATTTCAGCTCGGCGTGCAGAGCCGACGACAGATCCTGCTCTTCCTGGACAAGGCCGCGTTGAACGCCTTTCGCAACAGCGAAGGATGGGAAGTGGGCGTCGACGGCAGCGTAGCCATCGCCAATATCGGGGCGGGCGGCGAAATCGATACCAAGACCATCAACGAGCCCGTGGTGGCGTTCGTTTTCGGCAACAAGGGCCTCATGTACAACCTCTCCCTAGAAGGCTCCAAGCTGACCAAGATCAAAAAGTGA
- a CDS encoding 3-deoxy-7-phosphoheptulonate synthase produces the protein MKCDIAPNAAEERSSAVEAKRLATPPPVELVSPSRLRRDIPLSEAARAQVERTRSQIANILSGRDRDRLLVVSGPCSIDDVDAAVVYAEKLGKLAEEVSDRVLLVMRCYFEKPRSVLGWKGLIYDPLMGAERGPAMDGLSMARRLLTHLADSGVGCATEFLNPMLAPYLEDAISYGSIGSRTVESQLHREMASSMTMPIGMKNGMDGDPKSALNAVLSAAQPHSYFGVSDRGMPCWLQSSGNPATHVILRGGSSGPNFHQSCVNQTVEAARRPDLQRPVVVDCSHGNSAKDHRRQEGVAQAVAQQFAAGQGGIAGLMLESNLVEGQQGLRDGVARVFGKSITDSCIGWNDTERIVRLLASNLGEGGRRR, from the coding sequence ATGAAATGTGACATTGCACCCAACGCCGCGGAGGAACGATCGTCCGCCGTCGAAGCGAAACGCCTCGCCACTCCGCCGCCGGTCGAGCTCGTATCGCCATCCAGACTGAGACGAGACATACCGCTGAGCGAAGCAGCGCGGGCTCAAGTCGAGCGGACCCGATCCCAAATCGCGAATATTCTGAGCGGCCGAGACCGAGATCGACTGCTCGTGGTGAGCGGTCCCTGCTCGATCGATGACGTGGACGCAGCGGTTGTTTATGCGGAGAAGCTCGGGAAGCTGGCGGAGGAGGTGAGCGATCGCGTGCTGCTGGTGATGCGGTGCTATTTCGAGAAGCCGCGCAGCGTGCTGGGATGGAAGGGCTTGATCTACGACCCGCTGATGGGAGCAGAGAGGGGCCCAGCGATGGACGGCCTTTCGATGGCGCGTCGGCTGTTGACGCACCTCGCGGACAGTGGAGTCGGATGCGCCACGGAGTTTCTTAACCCCATGCTGGCGCCCTATCTTGAAGATGCGATCAGCTACGGCTCGATCGGCTCGCGCACGGTGGAATCCCAGTTGCATCGAGAAATGGCCAGTAGCATGACCATGCCGATCGGCATGAAAAACGGCATGGACGGAGACCCGAAATCGGCTTTGAACGCGGTATTGTCGGCTGCTCAGCCGCACAGCTATTTCGGCGTGAGCGATCGAGGGATGCCCTGCTGGTTGCAGTCTTCCGGAAATCCCGCCACACACGTCATTTTGCGCGGCGGTAGCTCCGGGCCCAACTTCCACCAATCCTGTGTCAACCAAACGGTTGAAGCCGCGCGTCGCCCCGACCTGCAGCGTCCGGTAGTGGTCGACTGCTCGCATGGAAACTCCGCCAAGGACCACCGTCGACAGGAGGGTGTCGCCCAAGCCGTCGCTCAGCAGTTTGCGGCGGGACAGGGAGGCATCGCAGGTCTCATGCTGGAAAGCAATCTGGTCGAGGGTCAACAGGGCCTAAGGGATGGCGTGGCGAGAGTGTTCGGGAAATCCATTACGGACTCATGTATCGGTTGGAATGATACGGAACGGATCGTTCGTTTGCTGGCTTCGAACCTAGGAGAGGGAGGGAGAAGGCGCTGA
- the recC gene encoding exodeoxyribonuclease V subunit gamma, whose product MTEKRLYLHTSNRAENLARRIVEVASESPLPSLLSRETVMTLNPGIARWLQFEIAKRTGVSFSWDFPLPGKLFRRLLEGFAPGFDALGAFPEALARWHLCDLLSNLEDQPRFATLRAYCQSPSPIRRLGLAGRLAKLYDEYLVYRPDELVKWEDEPQHRHWQAELWRRLLKRIYPQAETPPHIARIWSRLSRGANPIAPQIWPERLFLFGISSLAPLYLDFLDKVSQRIPVHIFLLQPSDLYWADLKTSKDMQRIVQRAASQSDDSWGIDPADWLFETGNPLLPALGKQGQMFLDLLIDRDPIQDDSQFSEPESVSQLTALQSDLFTITRRSAPSGDQPYPAYDGTLQIHRCTTKRREVETLWDYLVHRLDSSPDLHPGDIMVMAPDINQYRSHIDAVFKSKRGTSLDIPYSIADAPNRIHSSLLSGLADILRSSSEEASSRSILSLLETPLLREAFSFSDIDIESIEFWIRELGITWGWDAQDRQSHHAFGTDLGTWKELEQRLVSGLFFGNEQALPNAYLSYNELEADLRDTAGRFTECLCLLRTFREGYWQTRGISGWQQRLLSHLENLRTPLESWEQQYREAVALIREALPDLDSVFATGAEAYQAVLEKIENAPSSGGYLSGGVTFCSLKPMRSIPSDTVCVIGLNRLDFPKRNTRLSFDLLAQAPRKGDRNSREEYRQFFLETILSARSQLYLSYLGLSSSSDTVREPSVVLEELQAYLKEAMSDQDFKSIHFTQKRQSYDRDYFTSDRLYTYDADRAKLAAELHSPQAETAPAPTNSAPRELDEPIELEELISFFKDPARYFVSKVSQARLNRIEDPLPEHDKLRETALDAYLIRDFFAERLSAGESIDDSSLARFASRKRLPPGLLQKPVFTEELELAQRAAAALDPCPAPPSLRLLLLERSALSGRVQLDAKSGEQLLIFSGEMKAGRVIETWIRHLFARATEKDFCGRTLAVSLKSLSTTGNIRFLPVDHAKDVLEQLIALYLKAHSAPLPLFPEESYQSFKRVSKDSDAKSEAFEDAFLADFSSRLEKVQQGSKSDWGADWSDFDKACFGEEFLPDRKAAETAIRIWKPVFQAMETFKL is encoded by the coding sequence ATGACGGAAAAGCGACTCTATCTGCACACCTCCAACCGAGCGGAAAACCTCGCTCGGAGGATCGTCGAAGTCGCCTCGGAATCCCCGCTTCCCTCCCTTCTCTCGCGCGAAACCGTCATGACCCTCAATCCCGGTATCGCCCGGTGGCTGCAATTCGAGATCGCCAAGCGGACCGGTGTCTCCTTCAGCTGGGACTTCCCCTTGCCCGGAAAGCTTTTCCGGCGCCTGCTCGAGGGATTCGCTCCTGGCTTCGACGCCCTCGGAGCGTTTCCCGAAGCGCTCGCTCGCTGGCACCTTTGCGATCTGCTTTCGAATCTGGAGGACCAGCCGCGCTTCGCCACTTTGCGGGCCTACTGCCAAAGCCCCTCCCCCATCCGGCGCCTCGGCCTAGCGGGCCGCCTCGCCAAACTCTACGACGAGTACCTGGTCTACCGTCCCGACGAGCTGGTCAAATGGGAGGACGAGCCCCAGCATCGCCACTGGCAGGCGGAACTGTGGCGGCGCCTGCTCAAGCGCATCTACCCGCAGGCGGAAACGCCTCCGCATATCGCCCGCATCTGGAGTCGCCTCAGTCGCGGAGCCAATCCCATCGCTCCCCAGATTTGGCCGGAGCGTCTCTTCCTGTTCGGCATATCCTCTCTCGCTCCACTGTATCTAGATTTCTTGGACAAGGTTTCTCAGCGCATCCCGGTCCACATCTTTCTCCTGCAGCCGTCCGACCTCTACTGGGCTGACCTGAAAACCAGCAAGGACATGCAGCGCATCGTGCAGCGCGCCGCGAGCCAGAGTGACGATTCCTGGGGCATCGACCCTGCGGACTGGCTTTTCGAAACCGGCAACCCGCTGCTACCGGCTCTCGGAAAACAAGGGCAGATGTTCCTCGACCTTCTCATCGACCGAGACCCCATACAGGACGACAGCCAATTCAGCGAACCGGAGTCCGTCAGCCAACTGACCGCCCTCCAGTCGGATCTCTTCACGATCACTCGTCGCTCGGCGCCCTCTGGAGACCAACCCTATCCAGCCTACGACGGCACCCTGCAGATCCATCGCTGCACGACCAAGCGGCGCGAAGTAGAAACGCTATGGGACTACCTCGTGCATCGTCTCGACAGCTCTCCGGACCTTCACCCTGGCGATATCATGGTGATGGCGCCGGACATCAACCAGTATCGCTCCCACATCGACGCCGTTTTCAAAAGCAAACGCGGCACGTCATTGGATATTCCCTACAGTATCGCCGACGCCCCGAATCGCATCCATTCGAGCTTGCTGTCCGGTCTAGCCGATATCCTCAGATCCAGCTCCGAGGAGGCAAGCTCTCGCTCCATCCTCTCCCTATTGGAAACGCCATTGCTTCGCGAGGCCTTCTCGTTCTCCGACATCGATATCGAGAGCATCGAATTTTGGATACGCGAGCTTGGCATTACTTGGGGATGGGACGCCCAGGACCGGCAGAGCCACCACGCTTTCGGCACCGATCTGGGCACTTGGAAGGAGCTGGAGCAGCGCCTCGTCAGCGGGCTCTTTTTCGGAAACGAACAAGCGCTGCCGAACGCCTATCTCTCCTACAACGAACTCGAGGCGGACCTTCGCGACACCGCGGGCCGCTTCACCGAATGCCTGTGTCTGCTGCGAACATTCAGGGAGGGCTACTGGCAAACCCGGGGCATTTCAGGCTGGCAGCAGCGACTCCTCTCCCACCTGGAAAACCTGAGAACTCCGCTCGAGAGCTGGGAGCAGCAGTATCGCGAGGCGGTCGCCTTGATCCGCGAGGCCCTGCCCGACCTGGATTCCGTTTTCGCAACCGGAGCCGAGGCCTACCAAGCGGTTCTGGAAAAAATCGAAAACGCTCCTTCCAGCGGCGGCTACCTTAGCGGTGGAGTGACCTTCTGCTCCTTGAAGCCGATGCGTTCCATCCCGAGCGACACCGTCTGCGTGATCGGGCTCAACCGCCTCGACTTTCCGAAAAGAAATACGCGGCTGAGCTTCGATCTGCTCGCCCAGGCGCCGCGCAAGGGCGATCGCAATTCCAGAGAGGAATATCGCCAGTTCTTTCTCGAAACCATTCTCTCCGCCCGATCCCAGCTTTATCTGAGCTACCTCGGCCTGTCCTCCAGCAGCGACACGGTTCGCGAACCCTCCGTAGTTTTGGAGGAACTACAGGCCTACCTCAAGGAGGCCATGAGCGATCAGGACTTCAAATCCATCCATTTCACGCAAAAACGGCAGTCCTACGATCGGGACTACTTCACTTCGGACCGCCTCTACACCTACGACGCCGATCGCGCCAAGCTGGCTGCCGAACTCCACTCGCCGCAAGCTGAAACCGCCCCTGCGCCGACAAATTCAGCCCCCCGCGAGCTGGACGAGCCAATCGAGCTCGAGGAGCTAATTTCCTTCTTCAAAGACCCCGCTCGCTATTTCGTTTCCAAGGTCAGTCAAGCCCGGCTCAATCGCATCGAGGATCCGCTACCAGAACACGATAAACTGCGCGAAACCGCGCTCGACGCCTATCTGATCAGAGATTTCTTCGCGGAGCGCCTATCCGCCGGCGAATCGATCGACGACTCATCGCTGGCCCGCTTCGCGAGTCGCAAGCGCCTTCCTCCGGGCCTTCTTCAAAAGCCAGTCTTTACAGAGGAGCTCGAACTGGCCCAGCGGGCCGCTGCAGCGCTCGATCCATGCCCAGCTCCCCCGAGCCTGCGCCTGCTACTCCTTGAACGCTCTGCCTTGAGCGGAAGAGTCCAGCTCGATGCTAAAAGCGGCGAACAGCTCCTCATTTTCAGCGGCGAAATGAAAGCGGGTAGAGTCATTGAAACCTGGATACGCCACCTTTTCGCCCGTGCCACCGAAAAGGACTTTTGCGGTCGCACCCTTGCCGTTTCTCTCAAGAGCCTCTCCACCACTGGCAATATCCGCTTCCTCCCAGTCGATCATGCGAAAGACGTTCTCGAACAACTGATCGCTCTTTACTTGAAGGCGCATTCAGCGCCCCTACCGCTCTTTCCAGAAGAAAGCTATCAGAGTTTCAAACGTGTATCCAAAGATAGTGACGCGAAAAGCGAGGCCTTTGAGGACGCCTTTCTGGCCGATTTCTCCAGCCGACTGGAAAAGGTCCAGCAAGGCAGCAAGAGCGACTGGGGGGCGGACTGGAGCGACTTCGACAAAGCCTGCTTTGGCGAGGAATTTCTGCCAGATCGCAAGGCCGCGGAAACCGCCATACGGATCTGGAAACCGGTTTTCCAAGCGATGGAGACTTTCAAACTGTGA